The Scleropages formosus chromosome 15, fSclFor1.1, whole genome shotgun sequence genomic sequence TGTCCAGtgcattttggcatttttttcccatgagCTACTTAGCAGCTTTTGTCATCTTCCCTCGTTGTTGTAGTTTTGTGAGAAGTCCTGAGGCAGCTGATCGGCTGGAATGGGTCGGCTACTTGGGGGGGCTCGCGAGCACGCCGAGGGGGACGGCGCCGCTCGGGGGAGGCGCCTTGGCCACAGCCATTTTGTTGAGGTTGCGGACCTCGGCCTGCCAGCTCGGCATCTTCTTGGTGGTCATGTGTCGGCGCGCGTGTTTGGTCAGGTGGTCGCTGCGCATGAAGCGCCGGTCGCACACGGGACACACGAACTTCTTCTCGCCCGTGTGCGTGCGCCGATGGCGGGACAGCTCGTCGGAGCGCGCAAACTTCTTGTCGCAGTCGTCCCAGTTGCAGCTGAAGGGCTTCTCCCCTGAAAAGGGCAAGAGTTCGGCTTGTTACCAAGGCACCGCACGTTCAAATTGCGCAAGATGAACAAAGCACAGCTTACACCGGTACCACTACCCATGGCATCACAACCACATACTGGTCAGTGTTAGTAGGAAGTGACGCAAACTGATACATCCTTGCCATTAATTCATTTGCTCAGTAATACATGAAacaaaatttcttttctttcttttcctgggGATCAGGTAGCACAGCAGTTAGCGCAGCTGCCTTTTGCTTCCAGGACCCCGGATCAAATCCCGCCTACTGCTGTGGAACACTTGAGCGAGGTGTTTACCCAGAATTtctccggtaaaaatgacctgtataaatgtgtaaatcaccacaagcttctttggagaacagcatcagctaaattaataaagaatttAAAGGACAATAATCATGAGATGTGCACCTGTGTGAGTTCTAAGATGTGCCTTGAGGTGCGAGCTCTTGAAGTAGGTCTTCCGACAGCCGGGGAAGTTGCAGACGTAGTTCCGACGGCGGGAAAAGTCCACCTGCGAGTTGCCGCTCTGACCCGAGGGCACGTATACCGGAGCGGGAGCCAGAGGTAGGAGCTTGGGGTGACCGAGGGTCATGACGGTCTGGGGACACTGAGGGGGCTGGGACACGGGTGACTGCGGCACCACAAACATCACTGCGCCCTGGGCCAGCGGGGCTCCCATAAGGAATGGCTGCGAGAAGGTGGCCGTCTGCGGTAGGATGGATTTCATCCCGGGCGCTGCCGTCTGCACGGGGGTCTGGATGATTGCGGAGATCATCCCCGGCTGAGTGTTCATAGGCAACATCTGGCAGATGATTGGCGGACTTGAGGTGGGGGGCGGAGACAGGGGAGTGGGTGTGGCTGTGCAGTTTCCTCCAGTGCTGCTGCACAAGAGCTGTTTGCTCTTTGAATCTGTCTGTGAGGGCggggcagttgaggagagggcAGGGGGAGGTGACGGGGTCGTGGAGCAGGAGTCCCGGATTTCCAGCTTCCGCTGACTGACGGGTGCCTCGCTTGCGGTGTAGGGTGGTGATGGCTGATGGGGGAGGCTGTCAGCTGTGTGGCGTATGACGCTGGTGGAAATGGACCTGCAGGGTGCCGTGCAGGAGCTGGTCAAagtggtggtggcggtggtggtggtgaccTCGGAAAAGCTGGGACTATGAGGGGGTGTCATGCACTGCAAAacaaggggtgggggtggcaaaAATTATGAACTGCtaggcaaaaagaaaaaaaaaaaaaaacacccaaccCAACAGAAACTGAATAATTTTATCTATTTGTTGCTAATGTTTTATCCTACAATGTCCTTGAAAATACCTTTTCAAATCTATGCATTTGTCTTTTTAAGACCATTTAGCTAGAGGTGactcttttcctttttatgaCTTACATAATCATTAGTAATCCTAGAGATAAAGGGTTATGGAGGCCATCGGGAAAATTACTGAGCAACATCCAACTGTTAAGGGGCTGCAGGCTGTTAGTGATACCAAGACAGGTATTTACAACCACAGGTAAATGGCATATCTCTTTCTTGCCATCTGTTCTGACTGCTATAAAATCTctaaaggaaaacaagaaatatCCATCAAGCCTGTATTGGGTTGTGCATGGCAGAGATTTGCGGGGGGGGGTCCAGCTCAGTTAAGTGTTTACTGATCAAATAGAAGTGACCGCGGCTTCTCTGGCTGACCTCTCTTCTTCCCGTGGCGCTTCCCTTACCAGCGAGGATAGCGAGACGAAGTCCTTGGGGGGCTCTGCAGGGTCTGGATGTGGGAGGGAGTCGCAGGAGTCTGAGGCAGGGGTCAAGGGTCGGGCCTTGCAGGGCTCCAGCCTGTGTGACTTCTGAACCCAGGCGCTCATGAACACCAGAGCCTCAGCAGCCTCCAGGTCGTTGTATTCCAGCGCGCTGCAGGACGACTGCTCGCTGTCGTGTCTCTTTCGCTCCATGATTGACTCGCAGACGTCCATGAGCTCTGCCTAAAAGGGAGCCCCAGTATTGACTCTCTATTACCGGAATACATTAAGACACTGTACATGTACATCATCAGCACCAGGACTAAACTaacctgtaacacacacacacacacacacacacacattttcagaaccgcttgtcccatacggggtcgcagggaaccggagccaacccggcaacacagggcgtaaggccagagggggaggggacacacccaggatgggatgccagtccgtcgcaaggcaccccaagagggactcgaaccccagacccaccggagagcaggactgcgccaccgcaccccgttaACCTGTAACACTTATGattaattaatacaaattaattacCGATAATTTTTGTTTATGCCGGTGTCTTATGTATATTGACATGCATCTCATCTCATATTTCCCAATCCACATGTCAGAAGAAGAATTCAGTAAAGCGTCGCATCAtgcttgtaaaataaatatgggCTCTTGTTGGTACAAAAATCTACGGCAGAGAGCAGATGATTTGTTCTTACCTAAGATCATGAAGGAGAGGTTAAATAACACGGCGGGgggttggttggggggggggggggcttttacAACACAGCACAGTTGTGGCTACGCCCATGTCTGGCGCAGCGCGGAGGCGCGAGCCTGGGAACTTCCCACTGCCTTATTTGGACCAACCAGTGACGTTTCTCACAAAGCGTTGGGAGCCGCCCACTTGCCTTATTTGGACGAGCCAGCCACGTCCCAGCTGAACCTTCAGGGAACCACCCACTCCCTTATTTACACCAATCAGTGAGATCGCTGCCGAACCGCAAGGACCCACCCACTGCCTTATTTGGACCGCTCAGTGACGACGGCAGCGAAGAGCCATGTGAGACTTCCCATGCAGAGAGAAAACATCAGGAAGTGTGGAGTTGGGCTCCAAACAGAGGACTCGTCCCAGCCACTCCCCAAAACTATAAGCAGCGTACGGTTTCACAGGCGAACACGTTTCTTTGTTCAACAACAGCCATTTCTTTTACCTGTGCGAAAGCAATAGCAAGGTTTACCAAAAAGATACCATACAAGAATAAATGTTATACGGGTCTACCAGGCTAGTGTAAGTGTGCTGCCTTGTAAAAGTACCATTCCATCATCAGGAGATATGATGATGAGGTACTGTACAGTACTCAAAACAAGGTCCGCTAGGTAATGTGTTTTCACCGCCCATCTTTATTATGAACTCGCTGTCACATTCTGGTAACCAGTGAACAgtgtatatttatgtacatgCACAGGCTATTAATCCGTAGGGAAATATGATCTACGCTAAATGGACTGGCGCAGCGGTCTGTCTTACGAGGTTTGCTGGTTCATTTCAACATGATGATTTTTTCAGCCATCGTGACTATCGCATTCATCAGTTACATGATGggcatatataatatataattaaagtTCAGCTCTGACCTTTAATTTACTCTATTTACTACTGAGCAAAGGTTCAAATACTGCACTGCTAGGTAAACACAAGCAGACAACCAAATTACTTAGTCATTTTGCTGTAACGTGATGCAGTGTTATGAGACAAAGAGGCGCAAAACATCCTTACCCTGTTTGACTCTTCCATTCCGAAATTCAGTTCAGTCGTAAAAGTCTGCATGcggtattttatatttatttatttatgtatatgtatgtatggcaGAGGACAACGAGAACAAAGAGAACAACAAAAACCTGTCCACTCGATGATCATTGAACGCAGATCCGCTCAGCTGTgcgaaacaaaaaaaggaaaacaaaagtcaGAGAGGAACTGGCGGCTGGCAACATGCGACCAATGAGAAAGGGACTTGCCTCGGGCGCCGGCCAATGACGGGCGAGATTGCGCGTGATCGGAGCGTGGCCACAGAGCGATTGGAGGAAACGGGGTGCGTGCCCGTGTGAAGGCGTGGTTGGGGGAAGTCAGCGGTGTCGGAATAAACCCGGTGAACCTCCAGCGCAGAGTCTTGAAAACTGGGGGAAAGGTCGCGCGCGGCCGCGCGAAAGCGGAGTTCTCGCGCCTCTGGCTCGCGGCGCTGCTGCGTGTTGCAGCCGCTGCAGAAAAGCCCCTTAAAAACGCTGCGTGTTCTGTTGTGGTGGTGAATAATTATGAAGAGATTACTTTTGAAGTCTGTGACTTTTACGTTTGTGTTCATTCACTGCAGTTACCGATGAGGAAGTGGAACTCAGAGCTGTACTCTGTGTCAACAAGCTGTggaaaaaatagatttttcccGGTTAAAAACCCAATGACGCCCCGTTGGTAACGTGCCTAATATAATATTACCTAATGTTCTGATTGCACCCACTGAACGAACCAACCGTATTCGCCCGGAGTGTTGTTTCCAGAGGTGAGAGCATGTTTATACACAAAGTAGGGTAAACCATGGTGAACTTCCTGTTCACTTGTCTCTTTTGTACCACGAACAGAGTGCTGAAAGGCCCTGAACCGCTATCAGCGCCCGCTCCTCAGCCCTCGGACGGTCTTCAGCTCTGGCCTTTGAAGGTTTCCCGATGGATTTGTAAACGAGCACGGGGGTGGAACGTCGGCGTGAAACCAGTGATGTTAAGGGCAGCACCGGCGACTCCATGTCCACCTGCCCTTAAACTGACCctctctgaaaaaataaatgtgacgaCAAATCACCCACGGAGTCCAAAGTCCCCAAACCGTGACTGAGAGAAAGTGCAGAGCAGAGCACTTGTAGGAAGTTGTTTGACCTGCATTCCTTCCGAAACAGCATTATAATAAATTACCGCTCAGATTTTTGGATCACATTCAGCCTGCATGAAAATAAATTCCGGTTGATCCGAACTCGCGGAAGattataaataaacatgtttttttcctcataaattGGACATAATAAAACAAGTTTAGCAATCCGGTCCATCTTGGCCTTCATCCTCCTGACACAAACTGTCTGTAATTTCAGTAGTTCCTTCTTTATATACCACGAACGCACCCCAGTGTTCGTCCTGCCAGATCTCGAACCTTGGGACCTGTGCTAGCAAGGGGGCAGGTGGCAGAAACGGGGGCTGCCGTGGACACGGGTTGGCATGGCAGACAGCCTACGGCTTTCCTGCGGTTATGTGACCGTGACCCGGATCGCAGAACCGTGGTTGCGCAATGCCAAACGCATGTCAAGAAGAAGGAGGCCGGGAATGGGGAGCCAAAGGGGGGAACAAGTTGTGCAGGGCCTAAGTGGGACAAAATGAGCGATGCTGGCAAGGAAACTAGAGTAAAGGTTACTCCAGTCGCACCCAGCTTGCTGCCAGCCTACTGTTCGAGGAAACCCAGGAGGAAGCGGGTAATGGGGTGTAGCTCCAGCGGTAATAAATATAGGGACCTCGgtcattttttcctcttgtcATTGGTCCCACCCCCCGAGTGGTGTGTTTAGAGTATAAAAAGGAAGATCAACACCTGTATTCCCCCTTCCACAGAGGCTATTTAATTACATTGAAATAGTCTTTCCTATAGCATATGACACCGTTCCAGAGGCAAAGTTTGGGTCCTATGGACAGAATAACAAGCATGATGATCTGAAAGTTTGGTTTGATAGTGAATCTTTGAACAACTCCGAGATGGAGATGCCATTCTGGTGTCCAGATGTTGCACTAAACATCTGCGTAGGCTACATGTTAGTTGTTCTGAGGAGCTGGAAGGAGTCACTTAGGTGTATAACTCTACTGCATGGACATCAGTGTCTAGATCCCAGAGCTCCTTGTTGAACCCACAACAACATTCTTTGAACAATTTTAGGATTGGCTACGAGTTTAATAGTGGTTCATGAGATGGAACTTTGTGAGGGTGGGGTTCACACGCTGGGAGCTGCACATCCAACGCTGTGTGGAATGTGGAGACCGTCCCCAGAAAAAGAAGTCTGAAAGCTGAGGAGAGGTTCTGCGATACATGGGTAGCTGGCTGCTGGGGAGAGGGATTAGGATAGGTCCTTTTAGGACAAGGACTGGATCTGGGGGAGAGGGCAGGGTACTGAGTGGTGAACTAGCAAGTCCAGCGGTGGCAGGTAGGGACCTCATACCATGCGCCTGGTTCAACGCCAagccatttattttttgagCGTGGGTTTGCTAGCCAGATTCCTTGTGCTCGTGTAGTGTGTTCTCTGCcaagacaaacaaaaatgcatttcatggcTGTATGACCACGAGCGAACACAATGTGCTCACTAGCACAGGTAGACTGCAGGTGTAATCAAACACAATTCTGGCTTCCATAAAAGCAGCATCCTTGAACGTACTTTGTTGACTTTCAGGACCCTTCTTTGAATTTCCCAGAATCCCACTTGATTGCATTTCCAGTTCTCAGTGAGAAAAGTTTTCACTGCACTGAGGGCGCATGTACCCCAACTCGTTTACCTTTTgtgattatttaattttttttgttttttttaccctgCAGTACCTGAATTATATCAAGAAAGCAGGGTGCAGGTGGTCAGCGGGAAACATAAGAATGTGCAGATCGCAGGATACGAGCGGATGGATAATTAAGTCTTCTGGAGCGGCATGAGAATGTGTTGACAACCTGGGCT encodes the following:
- the klf11b gene encoding Krueppel-like factor 11b, whose product is MQTFTTELNFGMEESNRAELMDVCESIMERKRHDSEQSSCSALEYNDLEAAEALVFMSAWVQKSHRLEPCKARPLTPASDSCDSLPHPDPAEPPKDFVSLSSLCMTPPHSPSFSEVTTTTATTTLTSSCTAPCRSISTSVIRHTADSLPHQPSPPYTASEAPVSQRKLEIRDSCSTTPSPPPALSSTAPPSQTDSKSKQLLCSSTGGNCTATPTPLSPPPTSSPPIICQMLPMNTQPGMISAIIQTPVQTAAPGMKSILPQTATFSQPFLMGAPLAQGAVMFVVPQSPVSQPPQCPQTVMTLGHPKLLPLAPAPVYVPSGQSGNSQVDFSRRRNYVCNFPGCRKTYFKSSHLKAHLRTHTGEKPFSCNWDDCDKKFARSDELSRHRRTHTGEKKFVCPVCDRRFMRSDHLTKHARRHMTTKKMPSWQAEVRNLNKMAVAKAPPPSGAVPLGVLASPPK